One part of the Rutidosis leptorrhynchoides isolate AG116_Rl617_1_P2 chromosome 1, CSIRO_AGI_Rlap_v1, whole genome shotgun sequence genome encodes these proteins:
- the LOC139861241 gene encoding MADS-box protein FLOWERINGUS C-like produces the protein MLLSNRCSKDILLHALCMMHWNTFITTNSHSCFTVEKILSRYEQSRLEVGERNIKGADADLEFLLQCRRFQTCKDLLQMVDRLVEENNEEELSVTDMAQLELELDAALVQTRLRKTQLMMEYISNLKQQENKSTQEKEEMEKQIATAKHNGAVVGGDYNNDGEGLNDLATNHINSPQPVTLHLFNS, from the exons ATGTTACTATCTAATCGATGCTCTAAAGATATCTTACTACACGCGCTTTGCATGATGCACTGGAATACTTTTATCACTACTAACAGCCACTCCTGTTTCACTGTGGAGAAAATTCTTTCTAGGTATGAGCAAAGTCGCCTTGAAGTGGGAGAAAGGAACATTAAAGGAGCTGATGCAGATTTA GAATTCTTGTTGCAGTGCAGAAGATTCCAAACATGTAAAGATCTTTTGCAGATGGTGGACAG GCTTGTTGAAGAGAATAATGAGGAGGAGCTTTCTGTGACTGACATGGCACAACTAGAACTAGAACTTGATGCTGCTCTTGTGCAAACACGATTGAGAAAG ACTCAGTTGATGATGGAATACATATCAAACCTAAAACAACAG GAAAATAAATCAACACAAGAAAAGGAAGAAATGGAGAAACAA ATTGCAACTGCAAAGCATAATGGTGCAGTAGTAGGAGGGGATTATAATAATGATGGTGAAGGTCTGAACGACCTTGCAACTAACCATATCAATTCACCTCAGCCTGTTACACTTCATCTTTTTAATAGCTAG